The Euphorbia lathyris chromosome 2, ddEupLath1.1, whole genome shotgun sequence genome includes a window with the following:
- the LOC136220273 gene encoding 17.8 kDa class I heat shock protein-like, producing MSIIPSIFGGRRSNIFDPFSLDVWDPFQNFPIGAPVPRSELSNETAAFANTRIDWKETPEAHVFKADVPGLKKEEVKVEVEEGRVLQISGERSKEEEEKNDKWHRVERSSGQFLRRFRLPENTKTDEVKASMENGVLTVTVPKEEVKKPDVKAIDISG from the coding sequence ATGTCTATCATTCCGAGCATCTTCGGCGGCCGGAGAAGCAACATCTTCGATCCATTCTCTCTCGACGTCTGGGATCCTTTCCAGAACTTCCCAATCGGCGCCCCAGTCCCTCGATCAGAGCTGTCGAACGAAACGGCAGCGTTTGCGAACACAAGAATTGACTGGAAGGAGACACCGGAGGCTCACGTATTCAAAGCAGACGTTCCAGGattgaagaaagaagaagtgaaagtggaggttgaagaagggAGAGTTTTGCAGATAAGCGGAGAGAGAAgcaaagaggaagaagaaaagaatgaTAAGTGGCATAGAGTTGAAAGATCCAGTGGGCAATTCTTGAGGCGGTTTAGGCTGCCGGAAAATACAAAGACCGATGAGGTAAAGGCAAGTATGGAGAATGGAGTATTGACAGTTACAGTGCCTAAAGAGGAAGTTAAGAAACCTGATGTTAAGGCCATTGATATCTCTGGCTAA